The proteins below come from a single Microbulbifer sp. Q7 genomic window:
- a CDS encoding deoxyribodipyrimidine photo-lyase has protein sequence MSEKAYERGLVWLRNDLRMADNTALYRAGKGCKALAALFIACPETWRSHGDGDNVVAMRLRSLCQLQAALAKKQIPLYFIELAQFADVPAALAQIVEKLQVDALFANAEYPVNELARDQAVRQQLKAQGVPVEYSTDRTLVPPGSLTTGSGDGFKVFTPFKRAFIAQHDNSGEAFSPLPTPRAPGADHGAQWPEWIAVDGPNNLVRTIPDTVGDYGVAPGDEKRVLDWPAGEAAGARALDVFAEKVDDYDRLRDFPARENTSRLSPYLNCGAVSVRQCVKMALEANGGCWVGASEGANTWLSELLWREFYQHLVVNFPRVCRNKPFKPETENVPWSNRNEDFKHWCEGRTGVPIVDAAMRQLNQTGWMHNRLRMVVASFLTKNLLTDWRKGERYFMQQLVDADFAANNGGWQWAASTGTDAAPYFRVFNPYSQSKRYDPDGAFIRQYVPELASLSDRDIHCPPQDLFSEENYPPPICDVTDSRKRAIEVFANLKS, from the coding sequence ATGTCTGAAAAAGCGTATGAACGCGGGCTGGTGTGGCTACGCAACGACCTGCGCATGGCAGATAACACAGCCCTGTATCGCGCCGGCAAGGGTTGCAAAGCCCTGGCGGCACTCTTTATTGCCTGCCCGGAAACCTGGCGCAGCCATGGCGATGGTGACAATGTGGTCGCCATGCGTCTGCGCAGTCTCTGCCAGTTGCAGGCGGCGCTGGCGAAAAAGCAGATCCCCCTGTATTTCATTGAACTTGCGCAGTTTGCCGATGTGCCGGCGGCACTGGCGCAGATTGTAGAAAAACTGCAGGTGGATGCGCTGTTCGCCAATGCCGAGTATCCGGTGAATGAGCTGGCGCGCGACCAGGCGGTGCGGCAACAGCTGAAAGCGCAGGGGGTGCCGGTGGAATATTCCACTGACCGTACCCTGGTGCCGCCTGGCAGCCTCACCACCGGCAGTGGCGATGGCTTCAAGGTGTTCACCCCATTCAAGCGCGCGTTTATAGCCCAGCATGACAATAGCGGGGAGGCCTTCTCGCCCCTGCCGACACCCCGTGCTCCGGGTGCCGACCACGGCGCGCAGTGGCCCGAGTGGATTGCGGTGGACGGCCCGAACAATCTGGTGCGTACGATACCGGATACCGTCGGTGACTATGGCGTGGCCCCCGGTGATGAAAAACGGGTGCTGGACTGGCCTGCAGGGGAGGCCGCGGGCGCGCGTGCGCTGGACGTCTTCGCTGAAAAAGTGGATGACTACGACCGCCTGCGGGATTTTCCCGCGCGGGAGAACACCTCGCGGCTGTCCCCTTATCTGAACTGCGGTGCGGTGTCCGTGCGGCAGTGTGTGAAGATGGCGCTGGAGGCAAACGGCGGGTGCTGGGTGGGCGCCAGTGAGGGCGCGAACACCTGGTTGAGCGAGCTGCTGTGGCGGGAGTTCTACCAGCATCTGGTGGTTAACTTTCCGCGGGTGTGTCGCAACAAGCCTTTCAAGCCGGAAACCGAGAACGTCCCTTGGTCGAACCGGAATGAAGACTTCAAGCACTGGTGCGAAGGGCGGACCGGGGTGCCCATCGTCGATGCCGCCATGCGCCAGCTCAATCAGACTGGCTGGATGCACAATCGCCTGCGCATGGTGGTGGCCTCTTTTCTTACCAAGAATCTACTCACCGACTGGCGCAAGGGCGAGCGCTATTTCATGCAGCAACTGGTAGATGCGGATTTCGCCGCCAATAACGGCGGCTGGCAGTGGGCGGCCTCCACCGGCACCGATGCGGCTCCGTACTTCCGGGTATTCAATCCTTACAGCCAGTCCAAGCGCTACGATCCGGATGGAGCGTTTATTCGCCAGTACGTGCCAGAGCTGGCTTCGTTATCGGACCGGGACATTCACTGCCCGCCGCAGGACCTGTTCTCCGAGGAAAACTACCCGCCGCCCATCTGCGATGTGACCGACTCCCGCAAACGGGCAATCGAGGTATTTGCTAACTTGAAGTCTTAG